The proteins below come from a single Streptomyces sp. MRC013 genomic window:
- a CDS encoding ABC transporter ATP-binding protein, producing MTSYDHHTGRDRPAHGHVIEAEELRRSYTGGFEAVSGVTFAVPRGEVFALLGTNGAGKTSTVELLEGLAPASGGRVRVLGRDPYRERAAVRPRIGVMLQEGGFPSDLTVAETVRMWAGCTSGARPTGEALETVGLAGRAGVRVKQLSGGERRRLDLALALLGRPEVLFLDEPTTGLDAEGRRDTWNLVRDLRDTGTTVLLTTHYLEEAEALADRLAIMHGGRIVTSGTPAEVTASRPARIRFELPAGVAAAQLPLSLRAALPDGRRVEVRTHDLQSSLAELLRWADERGVRLEALDARSASLEEAFLEIARSGAAAEPAGV from the coding sequence ATGACCAGCTACGACCACCACACGGGCCGCGACCGCCCCGCGCACGGCCACGTGATCGAGGCCGAAGAACTACGGCGCAGTTACACGGGGGGCTTCGAGGCCGTGAGCGGCGTCACCTTCGCCGTCCCCCGCGGTGAGGTCTTCGCCCTTCTCGGCACCAACGGCGCGGGCAAGACCTCCACCGTCGAGCTCCTGGAGGGTCTCGCCCCCGCGAGCGGCGGCCGCGTCCGCGTCCTCGGCCGCGACCCGTACCGGGAGCGCGCCGCCGTCCGGCCGCGCATCGGCGTGATGCTCCAGGAGGGCGGCTTCCCCTCCGACCTGACCGTCGCCGAGACCGTCCGCATGTGGGCGGGCTGCACCAGCGGGGCGCGTCCCACCGGTGAGGCCCTGGAGACGGTCGGCCTCGCCGGCCGCGCGGGCGTCCGCGTCAAGCAGCTCTCCGGCGGCGAGCGGCGCCGCCTCGACCTGGCGCTCGCCCTGCTCGGACGGCCCGAGGTGCTGTTCCTCGACGAGCCGACCACCGGGCTCGACGCCGAGGGCCGCCGCGACACCTGGAACCTCGTGCGGGACCTCCGCGACACCGGCACCACCGTGCTGCTCACCACGCACTACCTGGAGGAGGCCGAGGCCCTCGCCGACCGGCTGGCGATCATGCACGGCGGCCGGATCGTCACCTCCGGAACCCCCGCCGAGGTCACCGCCTCCCGGCCCGCCCGCATCCGCTTCGAGCTGCCCGCCGGGGTGGCCGCCGCACAGCTCCCGCTCTCCCTGCGGGCCGCCCTGCCGGACGGGCGGCGCGTCGAGGTCCGCACCCACGACCTGCAGTCCTCGCTGGCCGAGCTGCTCCGGTGGGCGGACGAGCGGGGCGTACGGCTCGAAGCGCTCGACGCCCGGTCGGCGTCCCTGGAGGAGGCGTTCCTGGAGATCGCCCGCTCCGGCGCCGCGGCCGAGCCGGCGGGGGTGTGA
- a CDS encoding ABC transporter permease codes for MATTTAPRRSGTGTTAAGRLGALARAELLLLVRNRTALFVTLLMPLLMIGSLRAALDGTGLEGTGMTLVEAAVTGGLGMVLVIVVYLNLVPAYVSRREELVLKRLRTGEVSDAEILAGTALPSVALALAQCVIMSVAAVAFLGVRAPRRPELLVAGMLVGIVLLGALAALTATLTRTVESAQLTTMPLFLVSAFGSGLFVPLEALPERVEAVCALLPVTGVVALVRAGWLGGADAGELVRAGATALAWTAAALFAVRRRFRWEPRR; via the coding sequence ATGGCCACCACGACCGCTCCGCGCCGGTCCGGCACCGGCACCACGGCGGCCGGGCGGCTCGGCGCGCTCGCCCGCGCCGAACTGCTCCTCCTCGTCCGCAACCGGACCGCCCTCTTCGTCACCCTCCTCATGCCGCTGCTGATGATCGGCTCCCTCCGCGCCGCCCTCGACGGGACCGGCCTGGAGGGGACGGGGATGACCCTGGTCGAGGCCGCCGTGACCGGTGGTCTCGGCATGGTCCTCGTCATCGTCGTCTACCTCAACCTCGTTCCCGCCTACGTCAGCCGGCGCGAGGAGCTGGTGCTGAAGCGGCTGCGCACCGGGGAGGTCTCCGACGCGGAGATCCTCGCCGGGACGGCGCTGCCCTCGGTGGCGCTCGCCCTCGCCCAGTGCGTGATCATGTCGGTGGCCGCGGTGGCGTTCCTCGGCGTGCGGGCGCCGCGGCGGCCCGAACTGCTCGTCGCGGGCATGCTGGTGGGCATAGTGCTGCTGGGCGCGCTCGCCGCGCTCACGGCGACGCTCACCAGGACCGTGGAGAGCGCGCAGCTGACGACGATGCCGCTGTTCCTGGTGTCGGCGTTCGGCTCCGGGCTGTTCGTCCCGCTGGAGGCGCTGCCCGAGCGGGTCGAGGCGGTGTGCGCGCTGCTGCCCGTGACCGGGGTGGTGGCGCTCGTACGGGCCGGGTGGCTCGGCGGGGCCGACGCGGGGGAGCTCGTACGGGCCGGGGCGACCGCCCTGGCCTGGACCGCCGCGGCGTTGTTCGCCGTGCGGCGGCGGTTCCGGTGGGAGCCGCGCCGCTGA
- the purS gene encoding phosphoribosylformylglycinamidine synthase subunit PurS, translating to MARVVVDVMLKPEILDPQGQAVQRALPRLGFEGIADVRQGKRFELDVEGPVDDAALARIHEMAETFLANTVIEDFVVKVEEA from the coding sequence GTGGCACGCGTCGTAGTCGACGTCATGCTCAAGCCGGAGATCCTCGACCCGCAGGGACAGGCGGTGCAGCGCGCACTGCCCCGCCTCGGTTTCGAGGGGATCGCGGACGTCCGTCAGGGGAAGCGTTTCGAACTGGATGTGGAGGGTCCGGTCGACGACGCCGCCCTCGCCCGCATCCACGAGATGGCCGAGACCTTCCTCGCCAACACCGTCATCGAGGACTTCGTCGTCAAGGTGGAGGAGGCGTGA
- the purQ gene encoding phosphoribosylformylglycinamidine synthase subunit PurQ: MTSRIGVVTFPGTLDDQDALRAARLAGAEPVPLWHRDKDLKQVDAVVLAGGFSYGDYLRAGAISRFSPVMETIVEQARAGMPVLGICNGFQVLTEAHLLPGAMLRNDHLHFVCRDQRLRVENAETAWTADYERGQEISVPLKNMDGRYVADERTLDELEAEGRVAFRYLDVNPNGSLRDIAGVTNAAGNVVGLMPHPEHAVEPLVGTGRTDGLGFFTSVLKKLVNA; the protein is encoded by the coding sequence GTGACGTCCCGCATCGGAGTCGTCACCTTCCCCGGGACGCTCGACGACCAGGACGCCCTGCGCGCCGCCCGGCTCGCCGGCGCCGAGCCGGTCCCGCTCTGGCACCGCGACAAGGACCTCAAGCAGGTGGACGCGGTCGTCCTGGCGGGCGGCTTCTCCTACGGGGACTACCTGCGCGCCGGGGCGATCTCCCGGTTCTCGCCGGTCATGGAGACGATCGTCGAGCAGGCCAGGGCCGGCATGCCGGTCCTCGGCATCTGCAACGGCTTCCAGGTCCTGACCGAGGCGCACCTGCTGCCCGGCGCCATGCTGCGCAACGACCACCTGCACTTCGTCTGCCGCGACCAGAGGCTGCGGGTGGAGAACGCCGAGACCGCCTGGACCGCCGACTACGAGCGGGGCCAGGAGATCTCCGTACCGCTGAAGAACATGGACGGCCGGTACGTCGCCGACGAGCGCACGCTCGACGAGCTGGAGGCCGAGGGCCGGGTCGCGTTCCGGTACCTGGACGTGAACCCCAACGGCTCGCTGCGCGACATCGCGGGCGTCACCAACGCCGCGGGCAACGTCGTCGGCCTCATGCCCCACCCCGAGCACGCCGTGGAGCCGCTCGTCGGCACGGGCCGCACGGACGGGCTCGGTTTCTTCACCTCGGTCCTCAAGAAGCTGGTCAACGCCTGA
- a CDS encoding Lsr2 family protein has translation MAQRVVVTLTDDIEGGEAAETVRFGLDGKWYEIDLSETNAEKLRKSLEPYMEAGRKKSGTEKARKPFRHTAVDPDPAAVRAWAQSNRMEVPARGRIPKRIYEAFHQAN, from the coding sequence GTGGCGCAGCGCGTAGTGGTGACGCTCACCGACGACATCGAGGGCGGAGAAGCGGCGGAAACGGTCAGGTTCGGCCTCGACGGTAAGTGGTACGAGATCGACCTCAGCGAAACCAATGCAGAGAAACTGCGCAAGAGCCTCGAGCCGTACATGGAGGCGGGGCGGAAGAAGTCCGGCACGGAGAAGGCCCGCAAGCCGTTCCGGCACACCGCCGTCGACCCCGACCCCGCGGCCGTGCGCGCCTGGGCGCAGTCCAACAGGATGGAGGTGCCCGCGCGCGGGCGCATCCCGAAGCGGATCTACGAAGCCTTCCACCAGGCCAACTGA